The SAR116 cluster alpha proteobacterium HIMB100 genome has a window encoding:
- a CDS encoding Fe2+/Zn2+ uptake regulation protein (PFAM: Ferric uptake regulator family), giving the protein MAKQKLDQDIAARLRGHGLRPTRQRIRLAGLLLDGCDRHVSPEDVYEQLNNGPDRLSRGTVYNTLRQFCDAGLLAEVHGAGDTLVYDTNLHDHHHFLNVETGELSDIHTGSVQLGKLPDLPDGYVLDAVELTIRIRKSGL; this is encoded by the coding sequence ATGGCCAAACAGAAGCTGGATCAGGATATCGCCGCGCGCTTACGAGGCCATGGGCTGCGCCCAACACGTCAGCGTATCCGGCTGGCTGGCCTGTTGCTGGATGGGTGTGATCGCCATGTCAGTCCCGAAGATGTTTATGAACAGCTGAACAACGGCCCTGACAGGCTTTCGCGCGGGACAGTATATAATACCTTGCGGCAATTTTGTGACGCGGGGCTTCTGGCTGAAGTGCATGGAGCAGGTGATACTCTGGTTTATGATACAAACCTGCATGATCATCATCATTTTCTGAATGTAGAAACAGGTGAGCTGAGCGATATTCACACCGGTTCTGTTCAGCTGGGCAAATTACCTGACCTGCCTGACGGCTATGTTCTGGACGCTGTCGAGCTGACCATCAGGATACGCAAATCCGGCCTATGA
- a CDS encoding glucokinase (PFAM: Glucokinase~TIGRFAM: glucokinase, proteobacterial type) yields the protein MDIVADIGGTNARFACYQPDQTGSETGTVSHLTRYACADFPSMADALERYCTAHQITPNRMSLAVAGPVDGQMVNFTNNQWSFVKQEIKSRFQLSSLTIINDFTAQALVPPYLNRQGVTVVREGTPYPDTAVLVLGAGTGLGFAAILPAGGGWCPLETEGGNGLLALRDTDPEGLSDFLRSKEEVVSFESCLSGRGLEYLYQFVAQDKPPLTARQIAETANDNQQARAAIILFFNLLANFIANGILSTGARQGVYISGGIAPKLKAYLPESQFLQRLSEHGAYSDYVGQVPLFLIDEEQAEKAGLLGAGLAMTNPYLAHRRL from the coding sequence ATGGATATTGTTGCAGATATTGGCGGCACAAATGCACGGTTTGCCTGTTATCAGCCAGATCAGACTGGCTCTGAGACAGGCACAGTTTCGCATCTTACCCGTTATGCTTGCGCTGATTTTCCAAGCATGGCAGACGCCTTGGAGCGTTACTGCACAGCCCACCAGATTACACCGAACAGAATGTCACTTGCTGTTGCTGGCCCAGTTGATGGCCAGATGGTGAATTTCACCAATAATCAGTGGTCTTTTGTCAAACAAGAGATTAAATCCCGTTTTCAGTTATCCTCACTGACCATCATCAATGATTTTACCGCTCAGGCTCTTGTGCCGCCCTATCTGAACCGGCAGGGCGTTACCGTGGTGCGTGAGGGAACACCCTATCCTGATACAGCTGTATTGGTTTTAGGGGCAGGGACAGGGCTGGGCTTTGCCGCGATCCTGCCGGCAGGTGGAGGCTGGTGTCCGCTGGAGACAGAAGGCGGAAATGGTCTTCTGGCTTTGCGCGATACTGATCCGGAGGGACTTTCTGATTTTCTGCGCAGCAAAGAAGAGGTGGTGTCGTTTGAGAGCTGTCTGTCTGGCCGTGGCCTTGAATATCTTTACCAGTTTGTTGCTCAGGACAAGCCCCCGCTTACCGCCCGGCAAATCGCCGAGACTGCAAACGACAATCAGCAGGCCCGCGCCGCCATCATCCTGTTCTTTAACCTTCTGGCGAATTTCATCGCCAATGGTATTTTGAGCACGGGCGCACGGCAGGGCGTTTATATTTCCGGCGGTATAGCGCCAAAATTGAAAGCCTATCTGCCTGAGAGCCAGTTTCTGCAGCGGTTATCTGAACATGGTGCCTATTCAGATTATGTCGGGCAAGTCCCCCTGTTCCTGATTGACGAGGAACAGGCTGAAAAAGCCGGCCTGCTGGGCGCGGGTCTGGCGATGACAAACCCCTATCTGGCGCACAGGCGCTTATAA
- a CDS encoding EamA-like transporter family (PFAM: EamA-like transporter family), whose amino-acid sequence MAGLHPFQTVFLRLLIALLTLLPFVVHAGLQTLKTPQFKLHMFRSVNGICAMWLWFFAVAYIPIDEQTALSFLAPIFTTIGALVFLGEIVRLRRITAIIISLCGALIIVRPGFVDFNLGHGLALSSALAMGVTMLLIKSLTARDSALTIVFYSNLLMTPMALIPALSVWSWPEAELWLWLLGFGPCAAIGHFALARAYGLADASFVSAIDYARLPFAALIGWILFSELSDIWTWAGASIIFASTLYIARREMTLARQASQAANLRAER is encoded by the coding sequence ATGGCTGGCTTGCACCCGTTCCAGACTGTATTTCTGCGCCTGCTGATCGCACTTTTGACCTTATTGCCCTTTGTTGTTCACGCAGGATTACAGACCTTAAAAACCCCGCAATTCAAATTGCATATGTTCCGTTCAGTTAACGGTATCTGTGCAATGTGGCTATGGTTCTTTGCTGTTGCGTATATTCCGATTGATGAGCAGACCGCGCTGAGCTTTCTGGCACCGATTTTCACCACCATAGGCGCGCTCGTCTTCCTGGGCGAAATTGTACGGTTACGCCGGATTACCGCAATTATCATCAGCTTGTGCGGGGCCCTGATCATCGTTCGGCCTGGTTTTGTTGACTTTAATTTAGGGCATGGGTTGGCGTTAAGTTCTGCCTTGGCGATGGGGGTGACTATGCTTCTGATCAAATCGCTGACTGCCCGTGATTCCGCGCTGACGATCGTCTTTTATTCGAATTTGTTAATGACACCAATGGCGTTAATACCTGCTTTGTCTGTGTGGAGCTGGCCTGAGGCTGAGCTGTGGTTATGGCTGCTGGGCTTTGGCCCTTGTGCGGCGATTGGCCATTTTGCTTTGGCCCGTGCCTATGGGCTGGCAGATGCCTCCTTTGTGTCAGCAATTGATTATGCCCGCCTGCCCTTTGCGGCGCTGATTGGCTGGATTTTATTCTCTGAGCTCAGTGATATCTGGACATGGGCCGGGGCCAGCATTATTTTCGCTTCGACCTTATATATCGCGCGCCGTGAGATGACCCTGGCCAGACAGGCATCACAAGCTGCAAATCTGAGGGCGGAGAGATAA